The Oncorhynchus nerka isolate Pitt River linkage group LG13, Oner_Uvic_2.0, whole genome shotgun sequence sequence GTGCACTGTTGCACTGTTATGCAAGTGGGAGTCACCTCCAGAGCTGTACAATTTTGGGAGGTGCATGGAGTTAGGCACGGATCTTCTGTACAGCCAACGTTCACTGCAACTGCATCATAATCTCTGGCGCCGCATGGACCCTTCGCGCCGTAGATGCCAGATCGACCAAAAATTTGGTTTTTATCCTGGCCTCACTTCAAGACcctgataaaaaaaaaacaagtgtgTTAAGTATCGATATAATGTATGAATTGTCAATTCAACTGAACATTATAGATCAAACAATGATAATTAGTATTTTAAATTGTGatttcatttacattttaaaaaCCCTAAACGTAATGAATTCAGCTGACACAATGCTGTAAATAGAAGACTAGCTGGTGGGTAATAATGCCAGCTAATGTGTAAGGCCCTTAATTGACAATGTATCACTGATATGGGTGAGTGAATGTCAAGTTCACTCTTTATCGCTTACACATTTTCAAATCCATAAGAATAGTGAACGTCATGATGGAAGGATGCATTGCTTAAACTTGATGTCACAGTTTGTCAGTAGCATATGGGGAAGGTTTgcatttctctctcctcatcagcTTATGACAATAGTTGAAAAATAATGTGTCAGGTTTAGGATTTGTCTATCAGTCATGTCAGGAAAGTCATAAAATAGCCAGACTTTGATGCAAATGATGTGTGTCAGGAAAGTCTAAAGTATATACTGTCCATACAAAAAGACTGTTACTGTAAGGTCCTTGCACCCTCTTGTGGCACAGACATGCATTTATCTTTGAGAGGCCTTGAATGGGTTAAAAGAAATCAGTCGAAGCATCCAATTAATCCCAAATAACGACGACGAGCTACACAAATCCACCCAAAACCACTCATTCTTTTCATTTACAGTGTTAAATAACACTCATATGTGAGAACAATATTTTTTATGAACACATGTTTCATTTTGGCATTATAATAAGGTTGGTGGCAAAAGGAACAATTGTTGTGGAAATCTATTGCATTTCAAGTCGACGACAAaatccacaatgcaatgctctctctgtgggctggctggctagcttggtagctagctagctagcaagcaaatgtagctacacacaataataccaaagacaatatcagcatgtaaattaggagtctacaatctcatcatgttcaacctgcagatcgATGTGCTTCACAGAGTGAGGTCTGACATTCACTATGGCAGACATACTTATGAGGAGATGGGAAACGTTGCCCATACTCCGTCAACGGACTCTGCGGTGCATTTGGGGCGATTCTGGGACAAGGAGTGAATTGGAGTCTATAAGTGGAGGTTGCTGAgcagaggacggctcataataatgtctagaAATGagctaatggaatggcatcaaacaaatggaacatgtgtttgatgtgtttaacactattacactCCAGGCATTAACACGAGCCTGTCGtctccaattaaggtgccaccaaccttctGTGCAGTCTATTGGGCGCTAGCTCAAAAACACAACATTAGCACACATTTTTTTCAACAAGTACAAAACATTATGTTCTTTCGAGGAAAATAGGCACGTAGATATACTGTACATTGACTTTGATAAGGGATTGCATGATGATTAGCTTAGCAACCGCGTGACGCAGCATGACAACGTGTATACGATTGGTCGACAGTCTGCTGGGTGGCGCGTGATACGTTCTTTCATTTATTGGATTCGTAAAAAAAAGAATTATTCTTAAAGTAGGAATATCGCAAAAATATATTCAATGGTTCATTCGAGAGAAGACATCCTCCCAAGTTATGACATCGGCAAGTATTGAAATCTAACGTGCGATAGAGGTTTTCGCAATCTAAAAGTCTCATTCCTATTAAATTCCATAGTAGTGAGAACTACTTTATACAGTGCTACGTCATACCTGCCGGATTTCTGCATGCTTGAATGCCAGTaactcagatacacatgaaaacatgaagTGACCCAGGGAATTGATAAAACATCactcagagatgcacaaaaaGAATATTACATTCAAAATAGGTGAACCTTTCCTTGAAGCCTTGTTCACAGTGCAGGCCTTAATGCTCAGATCAGTTTTGTTGTTAAAATATGTTTTGGAAAactgactgtccaaacagcaaattggatgtgtgtgtgttcagacagcagtcatttgctgacTTGGTTACACTGGTTGCCATAGTAACGACGGGTGTGTGAGCAGTGGTGTTGAACATTGAACATGTATTTTTGATCAATGTAAAGAGAAAGTCATAACAATGAAATCACACTTACACATTGCCTTCACTAAAAGTACAGAATACATCATAATAACAATGATTTAATTGACTGGTGTAAAGTAACCCCGAAAGCAGTAAATGTCACTGCATTTATTTCATTAcacaaaatataaaaaaacagatGTCTGATCAACCCTTTTGCATGTATTTTTAGTGAGTGGTAAAATATTTTAAATAACTGACCATCGGTCTACTCAGTGACAGGTGTCTCAAGTGCTACGCCCTGACTCAGGCTGTTAAGTGCGGAGGTCAGTAGGTAGTAGTGAAGACATTCCCACAGTGCCAAGCATTGGGACACGTTGTCTCACTTAGCATACCGTGCACTTTGAGCTCCGACAGCTTCTTTCCAGTGGTGGAGTGTACCCTCTCGTAAAGCACCTACAGGGTGTGGGAGAGGTTTACAGCAGGAGAAGTGAATATGATCGTATAGTCAAATCTACCTTTGGAGAGACAAAAGCCTTCAATGTCATTTATTAATATGTAGGGTTTAAGTTTTGAAAAGTAAATAGATAATAAAAACCAACCCAGAAAGGACTGAAGGTAATAATTAAACAGTGGAGTGACATCATCCAGTAAGTGTAACTATTGTTCATTGAGTGGGATGTTATAGATCGAGAGACGTTTTTGTACTTGATAAGGTTCTGTCAGTGCCACTAACTGCTGTAAGGCTCATAAAACCCTCTATTTAGAGTACACAGATCTATAATATGTCATGTGCATTACTGAACCTCGTGTTTTATTTATAGTTTACATctactgattcagaggggttgggctaaatgcggaagacacatttcagttgtacaactgactaggtattccttTCATTACCATCTACTGCCTTGCATGACCAATACTAAAACTGTTGTCCAGCTAAATAGTACAATCTGGCGGTCTGCTCATGAACTGCAATATTGCACTAGTTAATATGGGAAAGTAAAGAGTGACGGTTTTAGATAAAGATGAATGTGATTCAGAAGAGAACACAGGAAACTGGTCAATCATGTGTTCTCATGTAGAACATATGTACTGAATGAGTAATCTTGGGTAAAACCACAATTTATATATAGACAATTAACACTGGTTCATTCTAAACTAGGATTATTTTCAAATCCACTTTCTAGAGGGAGTCATGTTCAAATATCATGCAATTGTTTCAAAGCACATCCAATTTGGTTCTCAAAAGGCTAGGATTAGATTATACTGGAGTTAAATTGTAAAAGCAAGTGTCTTTTCTGTGAATATATATTTTCAGAGTAAATTTACTATGAGTAAAAAGCTGTAGATCCCAATATGAATTTCCCATCTAATGCAGTAAGGTTATATTGTGCTAACCAATATTAAAACTATTGTGACCTTACTGTCCCATTGATCAATTACATTTGAACATTTATTTTCAAGTAGCATAATTTAATGATCTACTTATCAGCATTTCCTTGTTTGAAGACAATATTCAAGAAAGAACGCAAACACAGATCTAGCTTGCAATTCAATATTGAACATTATCTCACTCATTGGCCAGTGCCTTCATCAGAACATTGTGTGCATCATCAGCCAGCTCATTCAGACACTTCCTCAACATGTAGTCGGTTGTACCAAAGGAAATCCCTGCGGCAGCTAAGCTGCCGACAATAGGAATGTTACTGAACAGGTACTCAACCACCGTTACCCCTGCGAGAACTGCACTTTGAAGCAACTTGACAACCACATCTTTGTTTATTTCTTTGTTCAGAGGTGACTTGAGGACTGCTTTCAGCTCCTCCACTGGCACATTCATTCTGTTAGCTAGCCTCTGCAGGGACTCATCATCAAGACCAAAAGCATTATAGTACTTCTTGATCTCAATTACCAAGATGCTTACATCTACAGCAAAGGAAAGGCCTGGGATAGGTATTGCTGCCACAAAGCCAGATACAAAAGCTAGTCTCCATATGTTGGCTTTGAAAGCCTCCTTCTTCCTCTGGTTGATTTGCAGGGTTATATTAGGGATGGACAACAGTAGTACATGCCTCTTGTGGTCAGGAAGCTCTTTCTCTATTGTCTCCTCAAAGTCATGGAAATCGTAGTGACCAAGGTCAAAACTGGAGATGAGAAAGACCTTAGGAGAGCCCAGACCCTGATCCTCAAGCCCTGAGGAGCAAAACAAAGTAAAGTCAAATACAACCCCACTAACTACAATATGAAAAAACAAATTCCTTTTGTTTAGCAATAGAGTACATTTACATAATGTACATAGTGTGTAGACAAACCTTTGATGCAGTATTGTTTGATTGTTTCCAGTGTCTTATCCTGGTCAAACTTCTCTTttctcccctcagccctcatGTCGTTGTCTATCTTGGAGCGAACAAAGTAGAACTTCTTCTTCATCTTCTGGATCTCCTTGGCCAGAGTAATGTCATTGGCTCTGAATCGCTCTGATGAGACTATGATGAAGAAATCAAAGCGATCGAATTCAACTTTCTGAAGGTACTCTTCTGGTTTGAAGTTAGTGGTGCCAATACCAGGGAGATCCCAAACTTTCAAATTTGGGTATTTTGGGTGGGGGTAAGCCTTTGCCTCCATGGTGGTTTCCACCACACCAGTTAGAGCAGCTCCTTCTTCATTATTCTTCATGCCTATGAATGCATTGACAAAGGTAGATTTACCGGATCCTGTCTCTCCTGTGACAGCAATATTCAGCTCCACATTATTAATCTCCTTCAAATAATCTTGAATCTTGCCTGCAGCTGTGGTCAAGCTGTTGTTCTTCAATGCTTCTTCAAGCTCTCTTGGTACTGCTGAAAGTTCATCAATATTCTCCATGGCAATCGTATTTCAAATAAATGCAAGTGaatgaatgtatgtatgtatgtttgacAATGGCGAGACTAGGAACTGGACATATAATGACAGTCTTAGACCACACCCACCCATAACTGGCAGCAGCATTGTAAAATACCTTATCTTTACGGTCTACTTTGTACGTCAGGGTATGGGACCAAGGATAACGACCTGTTCTCTACATCTGGAAATGTTTATGAACATTCACACAGATTGAATACCTACAAGGTATGTGTCACGcactggccatagagaggcttttattctctgttttggttaggccaggatgttactagggtgggcattctatgtacttttttctatgtttttgtatttctttgtttttgaccgggtatggttctcaatcagggacagctgtctatcgttgtctctgattgggaaccatactaaggtagctcttgcccacatgggttttgtgggtagttgttttctgttttgtgtctttctgcacctgacaggactgtttttgTTCATTCtcgttgttatttttgttatttcagtgttcagttaataaaaatcatgaacacgtattacgctgcaccttggtcctctccttccaacagcctTTACAGTATGGCTGTAATTATGGCCActtgggtcaattccatttcactCTGTTCAAGGGACATTGTATTCAAACAGCACAAATTGTGTTAAAAAATAAGTGAAATATGTTCCTCTTCGTTTTACAGGTGAGGTGTTAAAAGTCCATGTTGAAGTATACAACTCGATGCGCACTATAACCTCAGTTTTACCAAAAAGAAAAGCAGAGCTTCTTTAAGCATAATAGGAAATTCTACACTGATGACATTGTATAAGGCCCAGTGCAATCAAAGACATGATTTTCCTTTGATATAACCACAAAATGAGGTTGGAAATAATACCATTGAAATTGTGAATATGATAAAGCCCGTtctgtgtaagagctgtttgcctgcctggtgacaaatgctatgtatgttgtctcctccccactcagaccactcccagatagTCCtagcaaaaatattttttatacgcACTTACATATGACTTGACagagacttcagtgcggcttttgacattatcaatcGTAGTCTGCTAAATCTaattttacataggtattcagacactttgccatgagactagaaattgagctcagaggcattctgtttccattaatcatccttgagatgattctataccttgatttgagtccacctgtggtaaattcaattgatttgacatgatttggaaaggaacacaccagtctatataaggtcccatagttgacagtgcatgtcgagcaaaaaccaagccatgctgtcgaaggaattgtccgtagagctccaagagaggattgtgttgaggcacattcctgcagcattaaaggtcaccaagaacacagaggcctccatcaccaccaagacacttcctagacttggccacccggccaaactgcacaatccggggagaagggccttggtcaacacaaatcataatatatcatctctGTAGGTGTCTCGGCTGGTGGTTTGTCATGTGAAGGACATTGAAGTGGATGTGACCGCTAACCTGCAGGAGAGGCTCACCGGGGTGACGGACCTCCTGTCACGGATCTCCATGCTTGTGTCTGAGGACCTGGAGAGGCTGTGTCTACAGCTGTGGGGCAGGACAAGTATGGTAACCTAACCTCACTGTATGAAGGAGGAGGCTGTGTGTAAGGAGACGCAAGGTAACCTAATTGTGTGACACCCATATTGTCTTACTTTGCCTAGTCAAATGCTCTATATTTAGCTAGAGCTGTGTGTTGTTTTTATGGATAGTCATCTCCAATCTGTTAAAATATCTGTTTGTCTTCCTTTGCCAACATAAATGTGATGTATCACCTATCCTTTGTTTTTGAGTTAATTTAGCTGTATACCGAAATGtcttctcaccctcctcctcagACCGCTGAACCCTGAACCCTGACCTTTGACCCTCGCACAGCCACCTGCTCCCCTCTCAGGAGAACCTATGGGCGCCTCTTCCCACTATAATCTTTGAACCCCACATCACTCCCCCGTATGACCTCAAGGGCATTCCCCGGATAGAAAAGTGGAAATGGTGTATGGTGTGAATGAACGGTCTACGCTGGAGCCTTCAACTGGATGAGTTCAAGCTGAGGGCCTGGCGCAACGTGTGCCGAGAGATGGTGGCTGGCCATTCCCAACACTCCCGCATCGGAATGCTGCTGGACTACCAGGCTGGAAAACTGACGTACTATGAAGACGGCCGACGCAGCTGCTGACTTCCACTGTGCCTTCACTCAGGAGCTGTTCCCTGCCTGTTGGATAGGGGAAGGCGTCAGCGTCACCCTCTGCTCGCCATGACGACAACACGAAAGGGAATGACCGGGACCTAACAATCTTTTATGGAACTAGTCTACATGACTATAGACTTAGACATTATACCTGCCCCATTATGGTGTCTGCAcgggcagcaccattgaggcaACCTCCATTTCAAGTAAATTGtcttctactacttctatgagttggcaaacaaactgaaatggttcacACTGCCACCTAGACTgtgtttgaacaggtataaagcaaaggttggtgatttactgccacTTGGGGTTATGGAATATTTTCATTGGCTGATACCACCTGTGATCTGTATGGAATTCTGTGAGCTTTCTTTAACCCGTAGGAAGTcccatctcccccccccccccttttacccTCAGAAAAGCCTAAATTCGGCAGGGCATGGACTCttcagggatactggcccatgttgtctccaatgctttccacagctgtgtcaagttggctggatgtcctttggttcgTCCATCCTTGATACACGGGaaactgagcatgaaaaccccagcaacgttgcagttcttggcaGAAACCGGTGCGCCGGCCACCTAATAACATACCCCGTTCATAGGCACTTAAATGAAATATCCCTATTTTTCTCAAACGTCGTGGAAGCTTGGCGTATTACAAAAactctccccacccccaccccctttctCAACAAGCCTAGAGTCACTCCTACTTTGCATGCTCTCACCCTTTCATTCTAAAACGTGTGGATTTGTTTATATAggcatagctagctaactagctagccagccatttcatACAGCTACAGCAGCAGTCCACTAGCTAACCACTGGACACAGAATGTCGAGTGATGAGGTGAAATATAACGTTAAACTCCAAAAAGGATTTGTATTGTAAAACCACATGGCAAGTTAACGTGATGTGTTCTTTCAGTTCCCTTGCTAGCCTTGTTAACGTTTGCTAAACCAATGTTAGTTTGACACAATTGCAGCTACAGCTAGGCTGCAATAGTTTCAACCTTGTGAAATTGTTTTGTAATAGCCAATGTATTTAAGAAAGTATTTCACATAGCAGGACATCCAGCTGACGTCATTCATTGTATGCGCAGGTTGCATTGGACAACGTTGATGATGGCAGGGCAAGGGGCAGGGCTAGAGGGAGAGCCAGGGGCAGAGGACGGACAGGCAGAGGCAggcagtagagagacagaaatgagGATGAGGAGAGTCTTTTTGCTCTCCGACATGATAGAATGGCTGCCACACAGGTTTGTATTATGTTAAATGCCAATATATTTATCAAAAATAAAGTACTTTCTCTTGAATAGCTATTCTATGAACATAATAATTGGTGGATtaatacatttttgtttttggtATTTATCGACACATACTACTTTCAGTAGAAACATGATCTAGTTTCATCAATTTGCAATGGAAAGTAGTTGCTTTGAATGAATCGTAGTCCTTGACCATACATCGGAGAACAACCTTTATTTGAGTGTGGAGAGAAATATCACATTCTGCCTTACTGATAATAGGCTGTGTGCATCTGTTCATTCAGAAATGCATCATTAGGGAGCAGGATTATGCAGACAACAGAGGTGGTGAGGCTGATATTTAAGCGAGAGCCAGGATTGATTTTTGATGTCCTTGAGATTTACCGACAACGGAATGGTaagcctacagagagagagagaggaagtgttgCGGTCAGGGACCAGCCTTCTGTGTAAGCCAGCTGCCACATTTTGCCCAGTACTGCCTAGACAACAGATATTTATGTTTGCACAGGCGGTAAAGGGTTGACGTGCTGGCAGTGGCTGACGCAGTAGAGCCTGGAGATGACTCCAGGGAATACCGGCATGCTGCCTACACACAGTTTAGCAAGGCTTGGAGTAAGTTCTCATTTACCTGCAGTGACCTGGCACAAGTCATTGGTGTTAAATGTTGCTTTGAGGGTGACATTTCAACCGTAGAATTATGTTTGTGATGTGGCAGCTTTGTGCAGGAAACTGAGTTGTCATCCCCAGTTACTGTGTTTGGAGAGTCAGGGATACCTTCCCTGGTCCCCATTCTGAGTACACTGGGTTCTACCCTGGGCGCTAGGATTCTCAAAGTGTTTGGCATGATGACGTACTAGTGTTATGCCCAAAGAATGTCCATTGCCAGACACTTATCGGCATGACATTAGTATGACATCGTGTCACTTGCTGTGAACAGaacacaacctctccctcagtatgcattctccacacacaaacacctgcCAGGTGCATCTTCAGGACATCAACCTTCTTACTGGGCACATCATGCCATATAAAATATTCTAAAGGTTGCTTGTTTATTTCTCACCCAAAAGTGTCATACTGCACTTTCTCCCGGCACAATAAAGTTTAAATGGGAAAATGTCCGATTTTTATTCATACATCTGAAAGTGTGCTTGAATAAAACATTATTTcactttttttattttgtatattaTTTTTTTCTGAATAAAAAGTTTCATAGACACAATTGTACACATTTCAGACAACGTTTGTCTTTATTGGTTACCGTTGACATAATTCCACGTTTGAAAtgtcaccctcaaaacaacattTAACCCCAATGACTTGCAGGTAAATGAGAACTTACTCCAAGCCTTGCTATTCAAGGAGACGTGGGAAGTCCAGTCAAATCTAAACAACACAGGAAGCGGGGGGAAGCCTGTGGTCATGGACGACTCACTGATTACGACTTCAAATATGTCATTGAGTTCATTTGTCCAGGGGTAATTCATGTCAGCCCAGACATAATATACACCCCTAGAGACCGGTCACGGGtccacctcagccacgctcaaggtactaaaggTACTACACTAAGCTGCAGTCCCATAGGCATTTTCTTATATTGTTTGAATGTGGCCAGTCCCTATTCTTCACTCGTAGAGGGGAGTATTTCTGAGTGAATTTTTCCTGACTATTTCCATTGCACTGCAGGCCTAACTATTGGCTGATTTGTGGTTTAGCCTACTTTCATATCATTCAACATGTAGCACTTGTAGAATCCTCATTTCTAGTGGTATTTAATTTAATAAGAATGTTCTTCTGGCCACACCTAAATATTACAGGTATGCATTGGTTTCAGCATTGGCCAGAACATGAAGGCTGTGTCTtgtgagtagcctagttattagTTGAGCAACTACATATACTTTACTATTTGAATATGACTTTGGGATTAGATGTGAATACAGGACTTTGGGTTTCACATGCTATTCTATGCAATACAGCCTTGGAGAGCTGTCTTTCTGTTGTGTTTTCCTACTATGGTCAGTGTACAGCTAGACCTAAAGCACTGTTAGCAGTTGATGCCATTCTTCAATAACACAAActccaaagcaaatcagggggagaaaaatagGTTTATTTGAGAAGGACATATCATAGTTGTTATGCTGTGAGGTAGTCTGTTCAATCTCCCTGTCCTCAGCTATTCTCTACAGAACAGGGGCAGGATGCCATTTATAACTCCCCCACCCTAGCCTGGGGTTGACCAATCAGAGGTCCTTGCAGTATAACTGGGCCAATGGCCAAAAAACAAGTATCCTGCTCCCAACTCAGGAGTGACATTCCACAGATTCTAAACAGCTGTTGATCTGAAACCCAACTCCTATTTACATTCCCTATTGACCATTAGTCCTCTCGTCCTCTCAAACTCTgcattgtgtatttatcttcaaaaTATTCTTATACTCCCCCATagaccatttaaaaaataaatatacttAAATTGTATTTTTAGAAAACAAtagaaaacattaaaaaaattgACAGAATTAAAACATTAGCAGTAAGCATAAAATCGTTCACATGAAACACCTTGCATTTCTATAAAACACAAAGGGCATATTGTACTTGCCGTTGCAATAAGAAATAGATTTCACATAAATTTATAGAAAATAGGTATTAACGAGTGTGATACCACATCTAAGAGAGCATGGTTCATTACAGCACCGTGGACATTGACCACAATCATGAGACTTGGTGTGAAGATGAAGACCCTTATGATCCCCACTACGTTCTTGTGAACACCACTGACACCCATCTCCAAAAACTACACGGATGATGTATCCCCTATCACATAACCGTCAGATTTTAGCAGACAACCATTGGTTAATAGCACACTTGATAACCTGGATGAGGATAAGAAAAATAACCACAACTCCCACTTTTGGAAGTATGATAATCAAGGGCCAAACGATTTTGCATCGCCACAGTCCGAATGGCAACCATCTCAGCTGTAATTAACTCAAGACTCTTAACTGTACTATTAGATAGGATTTCCAAAGAGTTAGCCATATTAATAACTTCCAAATTGATGCAGCCTCAGACGATAGATTCTCATATCTTGTAAGGAACGAAACAAAAAGTGAAAGTAACATGTCCTGGTTTCAAGAGAAATTGATACTTCACATAGATTTCCCTAAGTAAGCATGTCCCAATTTTCAGAAAAGCATTGGACATTTCACCTAGACATCCTTAACATGACGACTGCGGTATACAACATAGAAGCTTGTCAGGTTCTGATCATCTTACTATGCTTCTTCACCCGAATTTGGCCCCCAATTGCTAATCAATCAGTTCTTTATTCTCCAGTCTCCGCTTTGTCATCAAAATGGACAACCTTCCAATGAACGACATGTATCCATCATGATTTTTCCTGGACTTTTACTGTCGATCTCTTTATGAGCAAAACTTGATAAGGACCTTCCCATGTTGGCCCTGTGTGGTCACATATTTGTTTTACCATCCCCCACTGTCCTGGCACTACATCCTGTCCCCCCTTGGGAGTTACACCCCACACCTCTTTTACTTGTCTGTCTTCTTCCCCTACTGCAATAGAGAGTTGAATGCAATAGTTAAGCATTGTGTCACTCATAAAATGAACATCTGCTTTTTATCACATTGTCCATTGTAGTAACTACCCATGCTCAGCCTGCCTCACACCCCCCTCCACAGTGCTTGAACCGTCTGTGAATAAGATAAACTCAGAGGTTTTTGCCAACAAATGATTCTACAAACCCATCAGAGAGCTGATCCAAAACAACTCACAACAGTCGTGTTCAAGTAATGTGGTATCTGCAGGATGCATCAGA is a genomic window containing:
- the LOC115139730 gene encoding interferon-inducible GTPase 5-like; translated protein: MENIDELSAVPRELEEALKNNSLTTAAGKIQDYLKEINNVELNIAVTGETGSGKSTFVNAFIGMKNNEEGAALTGVVETTMEAKAYPHPKYPNLKVWDLPGIGTTNFKPEEYLQKVEFDRFDFFIIVSSERFRANDITLAKEIQKMKKKFYFVRSKIDNDMRAEGRKEKFDQDKTLETIKQYCIKGLEDQGLGSPKVFLISSFDLGHYDFHDFEETIEKELPDHKRHVLLLSIPNITLQINQRKKEAFKANIWRLAFVSGFVAAIPIPGLSFAVDVSILVIEIKKYYNAFGLDDESLQRLANRMNVPVEELKAVLKSPLNKEINKDVVVKLLQSAVLAGVTVVEYLFSNIPIVGSLAAAGISFGTTDYMLRKCLNELADDAHNVLMKALANE